The proteins below are encoded in one region of Segatella copri:
- a CDS encoding ADP-ribosylglycohydrolase family protein: MLGAIIGDIAGSKYEFNNTFDYDFEMFGEGCDFTDDTICTVAIADAILNGRSYQESLLDWCRRYPSPKGAYGGRFAGWIRSLDPQPYNSFGNGSAMRVSPVAWLFDDLSQVLEEAEKTALPTHNHPEGIKGAKAVAHAIWHFRKSRFSEESKECKDKNSKKSDDKAMKAFREIARSYYEDFETRDYPKGKFDETSMDAVPLSFYLLSQASSFEDAIRLAISHGGDSDTIGAIVGSIAEARFGIPQEIKEKAISYLPDDMRDVLKQFAGKCEIKPK, encoded by the coding sequence ATGTTAGGAGCAATAATAGGAGATATTGCTGGCTCAAAATATGAGTTCAACAATACGTTTGATTATGATTTCGAGATGTTCGGCGAAGGATGCGACTTCACCGATGATACCATCTGTACGGTAGCGATAGCTGATGCGATATTGAACGGGCGAAGCTATCAGGAAAGCCTGCTGGATTGGTGCCGCCGCTATCCTTCTCCAAAAGGAGCGTATGGCGGAAGATTCGCAGGGTGGATTCGTTCTCTTGATCCGCAGCCATATAATAGTTTTGGCAATGGTTCGGCAATGCGAGTATCGCCGGTGGCTTGGCTATTCGATGACCTGTCGCAGGTTTTGGAAGAGGCAGAGAAAACGGCTCTTCCTACTCATAACCACCCCGAAGGAATCAAGGGAGCCAAAGCCGTGGCTCATGCCATCTGGCATTTCCGCAAGAGCAGATTCTCAGAAGAATCTAAGGAGTGTAAAGATAAGAATTCTAAAAAATCTGATGATAAGGCAATGAAAGCCTTCAGGGAAATTGCCCGCAGCTACTACGAAGATTTCGAAACGCGAGATTATCCGAAGGGCAAGTTCGACGAAACCAGCATGGATGCCGTGCCATTATCTTTCTATCTCCTCTCGCAAGCCTCATCCTTCGAGGATGCCATCCGCCTAGCCATATCTCATGGCGGCGATAGCGATACCATCGGAGCTATCGTTGGCTCCATCGCCGAAGCCCGCTTCGGTATTCCGCAAGAAATAAAAGAGAAGGCAATCTCTTATCTTCCGGATGATATGAGAGATGTATTGAAACAATTTGCAGGGAAATGCGAAATAAAGCCCAAATAA
- a CDS encoding DUF3791 domain-containing protein: MQEYQLDFVTYCVGNLADRLNMSASKVYKMLRSTDILNGYMIPCYDVLHTFGKEYIMDDLINLLKKRGALK; the protein is encoded by the coding sequence ATGCAAGAATATCAATTGGATTTCGTAACCTATTGCGTTGGCAACTTAGCCGACCGATTGAACATGAGTGCCAGTAAGGTATATAAGATGTTACGGTCAACAGATATCTTAAATGGCTACATGATACCCTGCTATGATGTGCTCCATACTTTCGGCAAGGAATACATCATGGACGATTTGATTAACTTGTTAAAGAAACGAGGAGCATTGAAATAA
- a CDS encoding DUF3791 domain-containing protein, with the protein MEANKTILQMKYAHIVPIFAEQTGITLEDALDFFYTSSIYQMMNEGIADMHCRSDGYLANLVKEEWKNKIA; encoded by the coding sequence ATGGAAGCAAACAAGACAATACTCCAAATGAAATATGCTCACATAGTACCTATCTTTGCAGAGCAAACAGGCATTACGTTGGAAGATGCTCTAGATTTCTTTTATACTTCTTCTATTTATCAAATGATGAATGAAGGCATTGCTGATATGCATTGCAGAAGCGATGGATATTTGGCGAATTTAGTAAAAGAAGAGTGGAAAAATAAAATTGCATAG
- a CDS encoding glycoside hydrolase family 2 TIM barrel-domain containing protein, protein MNKLCNFMVLFMALSGNVYAQKTEPWNDPLVNNINRNEPVSDFFGYENKELSDRNDKKLSKRFLSIEGIWKFNWVQNANERPLDFYSLNLDDSNWGKMPIPGCWELNGYSVPVYTNYRYEWENEWESNPPYVQDLGNYVGSYRRKIVIPENWNGDNIILHIGEFSSNINLYVNGKFVGYAEDNKVAAEFDITKYVEPGKENLIAMQLMRWCDGSYFEDQDYWRLRGIARENYIYAQPKSHIKDLNVTSSLSDNYKDGIFAIHFSTESCDGKNVLVELIDKKTGNTVFERKQQLQGGSSTVESTIQNVAKWTAETPNLYTLRATLMDGDKVLEVIRQNVGFRKIEIKGKQLLVNGQPVLIKGVNRHEIDPDGGYVVSVENMIRDIKVAKQLNINAIRTSHYPNDPRWYDLCDEYGIYVMAEANLESHGMGFGKETLAKNELFNKTHIERNMHNVKVLKNHPCIIMWSLGNEAGYGKNFEDAYDWVKAYDSSRPVQYEMACSTGKHDETRPVESYELAGLKAGKTDIFCPMYADYDSCRAYLEKDYCDKPLLQQEYAHAMGNSMGGFKQYWDLVRQYPQYQGGFIWDFVDQGLRDKSKITGNQIYAYGGDYGRFPMSDENFNNNGLVSPDRRPNPHAYEVKYFHQNIWSKLENKVKGTVSVFNENFFVPLNNVNLVYSIEVEGKSMANGLINLGKYNILPQTSKTIAIPGYAKIVADKKYRGKEKTLTLSYKLNSDSLLLSKDEEIAHQQFVISDYKFPVLNSSETAKVKAVDHAKYLVLSANGVDVTISKATGLVSYLDVDKTPMLVRGFDLTPDFWRACTDNDFGSHMPTLSAAWNKPSMELKNFTRKENGSVVAELYLKETESTLTLTYTLNNNGELTVEQDLKVNPDAENKPNLLRYGMELQMPKEFDRVEFYGKGPNENYADRNNSDRLGIFTQLVKDQYYPYVRPQESGNKTQVRYWKVLTKDNKGLEFFSNEPMECSSLNYLTSDLYRGPVKNQEHSGDLVPRDFTSVHISQRQMGLGCIDTWGSLPIEKYMLPYQDYAFKFVIRPVR, encoded by the coding sequence ATGAATAAATTATGCAATTTTATGGTACTTTTTATGGCTTTGTCAGGTAATGTATATGCCCAGAAGACAGAACCATGGAATGACCCTTTGGTGAACAACATCAATCGTAACGAGCCTGTTTCTGATTTCTTCGGCTATGAGAATAAGGAACTGTCTGACAGAAATGACAAGAAGCTTTCAAAGAGATTCTTGTCTATTGAAGGAATTTGGAAATTCAATTGGGTGCAGAATGCCAATGAGCGTCCTTTAGATTTCTATTCTCTCAATCTTGATGATTCTAATTGGGGTAAGATGCCAATTCCTGGATGTTGGGAGTTGAATGGCTATAGCGTGCCAGTCTATACCAACTATAGATATGAGTGGGAAAATGAATGGGAATCAAATCCTCCTTATGTGCAGGATCTTGGCAACTATGTCGGATCTTACCGACGTAAGATTGTTATTCCTGAGAATTGGAATGGTGACAATATAATACTGCACATCGGCGAATTTTCCAGCAATATCAACCTATATGTAAATGGAAAGTTTGTTGGCTATGCTGAAGACAATAAGGTTGCTGCGGAATTTGACATCACTAAATATGTAGAACCAGGAAAAGAGAATCTGATAGCTATGCAGCTGATGAGATGGTGCGATGGCTCTTATTTTGAGGATCAGGACTATTGGAGACTTCGCGGTATTGCCAGAGAGAACTATATCTATGCTCAGCCGAAGTCACATATTAAGGACTTGAACGTAACCTCTTCCTTGTCCGATAATTATAAAGACGGTATCTTTGCCATTCATTTTTCTACAGAATCATGTGATGGAAAGAATGTTCTGGTAGAATTGATAGACAAGAAAACTGGCAATACGGTTTTTGAAAGAAAGCAACAGTTACAGGGTGGCAGTTCAACAGTAGAGTCAACCATTCAGAATGTAGCCAAATGGACAGCAGAAACACCGAATTTGTACACACTCAGAGCGACACTGATGGATGGAGATAAAGTATTGGAAGTCATTCGCCAAAATGTCGGTTTTAGAAAGATCGAGATCAAGGGAAAACAGCTCTTGGTAAATGGACAGCCTGTTCTTATCAAGGGTGTGAACCGTCATGAGATAGATCCTGATGGAGGATATGTTGTCAGTGTTGAGAACATGATTCGTGACATAAAGGTTGCCAAGCAATTAAACATCAATGCTATACGTACCAGCCACTATCCAAATGATCCACGCTGGTATGATTTGTGTGATGAATATGGTATTTATGTCATGGCTGAGGCAAATCTGGAAAGCCACGGAATGGGATTTGGTAAAGAGACTCTGGCTAAAAATGAGTTGTTCAACAAGACACACATTGAGCGTAACATGCACAATGTGAAGGTTCTCAAAAACCATCCTTGTATCATTATGTGGAGTCTTGGTAATGAAGCAGGTTATGGTAAGAACTTTGAGGATGCCTACGATTGGGTAAAGGCATATGATAGTTCTCGTCCAGTACAATACGAAATGGCATGTTCAACAGGCAAGCATGATGAAACCCGTCCTGTTGAGTCATACGAGTTGGCTGGTCTGAAGGCTGGCAAGACTGACATTTTCTGTCCTATGTATGCTGATTACGACAGTTGTAGAGCATATTTGGAAAAGGACTATTGTGACAAACCTCTTCTTCAGCAGGAGTATGCCCATGCCATGGGTAATTCTATGGGTGGATTCAAGCAGTATTGGGATTTGGTCCGTCAGTATCCTCAGTATCAGGGTGGTTTTATCTGGGATTTTGTTGATCAGGGTCTGCGCGACAAGAGCAAGATAACTGGTAATCAGATCTATGCCTATGGCGGTGATTATGGTCGTTTCCCTATGTCTGACGAGAACTTCAACAACAATGGCTTGGTTAGTCCGGACAGAAGACCAAATCCTCATGCTTATGAAGTGAAATACTTCCATCAGAACATCTGGAGCAAACTTGAGAACAAGGTCAAGGGTACAGTCTCTGTATTCAACGAGAACTTCTTTGTTCCGTTGAATAACGTAAATCTCGTATATTCAATAGAGGTAGAGGGTAAAAGTATGGCAAATGGTTTAATCAACCTTGGCAAATACAATATTCTTCCTCAGACAAGCAAGACCATTGCTATTCCTGGATATGCAAAGATAGTTGCAGACAAGAAGTACAGAGGAAAGGAAAAGACACTGACTCTTTCGTACAAATTGAACAGTGATTCGCTTCTTCTAAGTAAGGATGAAGAAATCGCCCACCAGCAGTTTGTGATTAGCGACTATAAGTTCCCTGTATTGAATTCCTCTGAAACAGCCAAAGTAAAGGCTGTAGATCATGCCAAGTATCTCGTTCTTTCAGCCAATGGTGTGGATGTTACCATCAGTAAGGCAACAGGACTTGTTTCTTATTTGGATGTTGACAAAACACCTATGCTTGTAAGAGGATTTGATTTGACTCCAGACTTCTGGAGAGCATGCACAGACAACGATTTTGGTTCACATATGCCTACATTAAGTGCAGCATGGAATAAGCCAAGTATGGAACTGAAGAATTTTACCCGTAAGGAGAATGGTTCTGTTGTTGCCGAGTTGTATCTCAAAGAAACAGAGTCTACACTGACTCTTACCTATACATTGAATAATAATGGAGAACTGACTGTTGAACAAGATCTGAAGGTAAATCCTGATGCGGAGAACAAGCCAAATCTTCTGCGCTATGGAATGGAATTGCAGATGCCTAAGGAGTTTGATAGAGTTGAATTCTACGGAAAGGGTCCTAACGAGAATTATGCAGACCGTAACAATTCCGACAGATTGGGCATTTTTACCCAGTTGGTAAAGGATCAGTATTATCCATACGTCCGTCCACAGGAGTCTGGCAACAAGACGCAGGTAAGATATTGGAAGGTTCTGACAAAAGACAATAAAGGTCTGGAGTTTTTCTCCAATGAGCCAATGGAGTGTTCAAGCCTGAACTATCTGACTTCAGATCTTTACCGCGGACCGGTAAAGAACCAAGAACATTCTGGAGACCTCGTACCACGAGACTTTACCTCTGTACACATTAGTCAGAGACAGATGGGATTGGGATGTATCGATACATGGGGCTCATTACCTATTGAGAAATATATGCTTCCTTATCAGGACTATGCATTCAAATTTGTGATTCGTCCTGTAAGATAA
- a CDS encoding TonB-dependent receptor has protein sequence MVEKKAERNVMLNASDANAPRYIQIGLPSEDVNVYENGLPVVYSSYIHPLSAHWRSDGSLAEVGLMNPQESAIATGNIAYSVNSFSDLGSDTFKGILNYKGNHYGMHQFDLNVSGPLAKGWTYALNMYQNFDPGTFDLKFTNYNDRTQIYKGALTKHWGNRGQLSFLYKFSNSQRMGTVTCFAPFIYHTNGDVTELDGFKLGTSSYVPASQNFMYRDMKTGEVKNTTINDWNKNKSHEFAVLFKWDLGNAWNLDTKAKYTWADANYADFGGSSIMNVKDGKVEGNTNTYYDKNGKLYTGMMDGRRIWFHTAKAKSFLLTSEVMRNYGQHNLKIGLNEWNFDLNYWSASTQWDATVNEYPEFLSHSTVSDPTARTTYYGFNEISTDYAIGNENKFAGYFTDEWRPIESLRFFYGARLEWCRMSVDQLPYARFADMYVGATNADGVTITPQHRTKNKLNYAFTVSATWSFYKGMGLTADFTQMERSPRMTDYANMGPQDLRLRIPLLRGGIYYRNKWIDVTSMITWIQKTNNTDQQDITKPGTSISKTTSLNYSIQTVGWTTNVELDPFKGAHLHALFTYQKPTYKDYSVTVKFDDGETADLNATGNIVKEIPQILIELDPSYTFYKDKMTVWGSFRYFGKTYANLSNALWFNGHWETFAGVKWNATNKLSFNLGVVNFLNQKGASGTISGSELIGPEEAKRFNGYVMSGRYLRPFTVEFGASVKL, from the coding sequence ATGGTAGAAAAGAAAGCAGAACGCAATGTGATGCTCAATGCATCCGATGCCAATGCACCTCGTTACATTCAGATAGGTCTTCCAAGTGAAGATGTAAATGTGTACGAGAACGGATTACCTGTCGTTTATTCTTCTTACATCCATCCTCTATCTGCTCATTGGAGAAGTGACGGAAGCTTGGCTGAAGTAGGATTGATGAACCCGCAGGAATCAGCCATAGCTACAGGAAACATCGCTTATTCAGTAAACAGTTTCAGCGACTTAGGCAGTGATACGTTCAAGGGTATTTTGAATTACAAAGGCAACCATTATGGTATGCATCAGTTTGATTTGAACGTTTCAGGACCTCTGGCTAAAGGCTGGACTTATGCCTTGAATATGTATCAGAACTTTGATCCGGGAACCTTTGACTTGAAGTTTACCAACTATAATGACCGTACCCAGATTTATAAGGGTGCCCTGACAAAGCATTGGGGAAACAGAGGTCAGTTGTCTTTCCTCTACAAGTTCTCAAACAGTCAGCGTATGGGTACCGTAACCTGTTTTGCACCATTTATCTATCACACTAATGGTGATGTGACAGAATTGGATGGCTTTAAATTGGGTACATCTTCATACGTTCCAGCTTCTCAGAACTTCATGTACCGTGATATGAAGACAGGTGAAGTGAAAAACACTACTATCAATGATTGGAACAAAAACAAATCTCACGAATTTGCTGTATTATTCAAATGGGATTTAGGTAATGCATGGAACTTGGATACAAAGGCTAAATATACCTGGGCTGATGCTAACTATGCCGACTTTGGCGGCAGTTCCATCATGAATGTCAAAGATGGAAAGGTTGAGGGTAATACGAATACGTATTATGACAAGAATGGAAAGCTTTATACAGGTATGATGGATGGTCGAAGAATCTGGTTTCATACTGCAAAGGCAAAATCTTTCCTTCTCACCTCTGAGGTGATGAGAAACTATGGCCAGCATAATCTTAAAATAGGTCTCAACGAGTGGAACTTTGACTTAAACTACTGGTCTGCGTCAACACAATGGGATGCCACTGTAAATGAATATCCAGAGTTTCTGTCACATTCCACGGTTTCAGACCCGACTGCAAGAACAACTTATTATGGGTTCAATGAGATATCTACAGACTATGCTATCGGTAATGAGAACAAGTTTGCAGGATATTTCACAGACGAATGGCGTCCTATTGAAAGCCTTCGTTTCTTCTATGGCGCACGCTTAGAGTGGTGTCGTATGTCAGTAGACCAGTTGCCTTATGCACGATTTGCAGACATGTATGTCGGTGCAACCAATGCAGATGGTGTAACCATTACACCACAGCACAGAACAAAGAATAAGCTCAATTATGCATTTACAGTTTCGGCTACATGGTCCTTTTATAAAGGTATGGGACTCACCGCTGACTTCACTCAAATGGAACGCTCTCCTCGCATGACAGATTATGCCAATATGGGACCACAGGACCTGCGTCTCCGCATTCCATTGCTCCGTGGTGGTATATACTATCGCAATAAGTGGATTGATGTTACATCAATGATAACCTGGATTCAGAAGACGAACAATACAGACCAGCAGGATATAACCAAACCTGGCACTAGTATTTCAAAGACAACATCATTAAATTATAGCATTCAGACTGTTGGATGGACAACCAATGTGGAACTTGATCCATTCAAGGGTGCGCATCTTCATGCCCTCTTTACTTATCAGAAACCAACATACAAGGACTATTCTGTGACAGTAAAGTTTGATGATGGTGAGACCGCAGACTTAAACGCCACTGGTAACATTGTCAAGGAAATACCACAGATACTGATTGAACTTGACCCAAGTTATACCTTTTACAAGGATAAGATGACTGTATGGGGCAGTTTCAGATATTTTGGAAAAACGTATGCTAACCTTTCAAATGCCCTTTGGTTTAACGGCCATTGGGAAACTTTCGCAGGTGTGAAATGGAATGCTACCAACAAATTATCATTCAACCTTGGTGTAGTCAACTTCCTGAACCAAAAAGGTGCCAGCGGTACAATATCCGGCTCAGAGCTTATTGGTCCGGAAGAAGCCAAGCGATTCAATGGCTACGTAATGTCCGGACGCTATCTTCGTCCTTTCACTGTTGAGTTTGGAGCAAGTGTAAAACTATAA
- the crcB gene encoding fluoride efflux transporter CrcB, translating to MKEVLIVSIGSFFGGGMRYWISKLVQSCTVIAFPFGTMAVNVAGCLIIGFLSGLNWREGGWMSPSAKLLLTTGFCGGFTTFSTFMNEGAGLMKEENYLYMMLYLFGSLALGLIAVLAGHYLAKIIA from the coding sequence ATGAAAGAAGTATTGATAGTAAGCATTGGCAGTTTCTTCGGGGGCGGCATGAGATATTGGATTTCAAAGTTGGTGCAATCCTGCACGGTGATTGCCTTTCCATTCGGCACGATGGCGGTGAATGTGGCGGGATGCCTCATCATCGGGTTCCTCTCGGGATTGAACTGGCGGGAAGGGGGATGGATGTCGCCATCTGCCAAACTGCTGCTCACCACGGGATTCTGCGGAGGATTCACTACCTTCTCTACCTTTATGAACGAGGGAGCAGGATTGATGAAGGAGGAAAACTACCTCTATATGATGCTCTATCTCTTCGGAAGTCTGGCGCTGGGACTTATCGCCGTTCTCGCCGGACATTATCTGGCGAAGATTATCGCATAA
- a CDS encoding DUF6621 family protein, whose protein sequence is MNTLDTNNIKWSENVIIADADYIDRVAFDLIVNFERMINRRIQPADMAQWAVCIALDGGLREGEHETQVVLIHDKQSMAMKNFRPANYEKDLNAQAFKDGKLGEFIISSYPTEEKMVGKDDFLVDVARTVCNAKEVKRVMVIPNSEDGDAYDRLREILRKVDDDDKRITLFAMQPMPGGNFRQEILGYSLMNALGISANEIK, encoded by the coding sequence ATGAATACATTAGATACAAACAATATAAAATGGAGCGAGAATGTAATTATCGCTGATGCCGACTATATCGACCGAGTGGCTTTCGACCTGATAGTCAACTTTGAACGAATGATTAACCGTCGCATCCAACCAGCCGATATGGCACAATGGGCAGTCTGCATTGCCCTTGACGGAGGTCTGAGAGAGGGCGAGCACGAGACACAGGTTGTGCTTATCCACGACAAGCAGTCGATGGCGATGAAGAACTTCCGCCCTGCCAACTATGAGAAGGATCTGAACGCTCAGGCTTTCAAGGATGGTAAGCTCGGAGAATTCATCATCTCTTCTTATCCTACAGAGGAGAAGATGGTAGGCAAGGATGACTTCCTCGTAGATGTGGCACGCACCGTATGCAACGCCAAGGAGGTGAAGCGAGTGATGGTAATCCCAAATTCTGAGGATGGAGATGCTTACGACCGACTCCGCGAGATACTCCGCAAGGTAGATGACGACGACAAGCGCATCACCCTCTTTGCCATGCAGCCCATGCCAGGCGGCAACTTCAGACAGGAGATTCTCGGATATTCGCTCATGAATGCCCTGGGAATTTCGGCAAATGAGATAAAGTAA
- a CDS encoding saccharopine dehydrogenase family protein has translation MSRVLMIGAGGVATVAAFKIVQNQDVFTEFMIASRRKEKCDKLVKDIHAKGYKMDIQTAEVDADDVEQLKALFNSYKPELVINLALPYQDLTIMDACLACGCNYMDTANYEPKDEAHFEYSWQWAYKDKFEQAGLCAILGCGFDPGVSGIFTAYAAKHHFDEIEVLDIVDCNAGNHHKAFATNFNPEINIREITQKGLWYKDGEWIETDPLSIHKPLTYPNIGPRESYLMHHEELESLVKNYPTIKEARFWMTFGQQYLTYLDCIQNLGMSRIDEIEYEAPLADGSGKTAKVKIVPLQFLKAVLPNPQDLGENYDGETSIGCRIRGKKDGKERTYYVYNNCKHQEAYNETGMQGVSYTTGVPAMIGAMMFLKGIWKKPGVWNVEEFDPDPFMEQLNKQGLPWHEVFDGDLEID, from the coding sequence ATGAGTAGAGTACTTATGATAGGCGCAGGTGGCGTGGCTACCGTGGCTGCCTTCAAGATCGTCCAGAACCAGGACGTTTTCACCGAGTTTATGATTGCTAGCCGTCGCAAGGAAAAATGCGATAAGCTGGTTAAGGATATCCATGCCAAGGGCTACAAGATGGATATTCAGACAGCTGAGGTGGATGCCGACGACGTTGAGCAGTTGAAGGCTCTCTTCAATAGCTATAAGCCTGAGCTTGTCATCAACCTCGCTTTGCCTTACCAGGATCTCACCATTATGGATGCCTGTCTGGCCTGCGGCTGCAACTACATGGATACCGCTAACTATGAGCCTAAGGACGAGGCTCACTTCGAATATTCATGGCAGTGGGCTTACAAGGATAAGTTCGAGCAGGCAGGTCTCTGCGCTATCCTCGGCTGCGGCTTCGACCCAGGTGTATCAGGCATCTTCACCGCTTATGCAGCCAAGCATCACTTCGATGAGATTGAGGTGCTCGACATCGTGGATTGCAACGCCGGTAACCATCACAAGGCTTTCGCAACCAACTTCAACCCAGAAATCAATATCCGCGAGATTACCCAGAAGGGACTCTGGTATAAGGATGGCGAATGGATTGAAACCGACCCACTCTCTATCCACAAGCCTCTCACCTACCCTAACATCGGCCCTCGCGAGAGCTATCTGATGCACCACGAGGAGTTGGAGAGCCTGGTGAAGAACTACCCTACCATCAAGGAGGCACGTTTCTGGATGACCTTCGGCCAGCAGTATCTCACCTACCTCGATTGCATTCAGAACCTCGGCATGAGCCGCATCGACGAAATCGAGTACGAGGCTCCATTGGCAGACGGTTCAGGCAAGACAGCCAAGGTGAAGATAGTTCCTCTGCAGTTCCTCAAGGCCGTATTGCCTAACCCACAGGATCTCGGCGAGAACTATGACGGCGAAACATCTATCGGTTGCCGCATCCGCGGTAAGAAGGATGGCAAGGAACGCACCTACTACGTTTATAACAACTGCAAGCACCAGGAGGCTTACAACGAAACCGGTATGCAGGGCGTAAGCTACACCACCGGTGTGCCAGCCATGATTGGTGCCATGATGTTCCTCAAGGGCATCTGGAAGAAACCAGGCGTATGGAACGTAGAGGAGTTCGACCCAGATCCATTCATGGAGCAGTTGAACAAGCAGGGATTGCCATGGCACGAGGTGTTTGATGGCGATTTGGAAATCGACTAA
- the recA gene encoding recombinase RecA has protein sequence MAKEMQEGKLNPNEGKLKALQAAMAKIEKDFGKGSIMKLGDEHVENIEVIPTGSIALDNALGVGGYPKGRIIEIYGPESSGKTTLAIHAIAEAQKAGGIAAFIDAEHAFDRFYAAKLGVDVDNLWISQPDNGEQALQIADQLISSAAVDIVVVDSVAALTPKKEIEGDMGDNVVGLQARLMSQALRKLTSTISKTNTTCIFINQLREKIGVMFGNPETTTGGNALKFYASVRLDIRKATAIKDGDEVVGNLVRVKVVKNKVAPPFRKAEFDIMFGEGISRAGEVFGLAVANDIIEKSGSWYSYGGSKLGQGADACKALLKDNPELLDELEAKVREALAAKEQK, from the coding sequence ATGGCAAAAGAAATGCAAGAGGGAAAATTGAATCCCAATGAAGGCAAACTGAAAGCTCTTCAGGCAGCCATGGCTAAGATAGAAAAGGACTTCGGTAAGGGCTCTATCATGAAACTCGGAGATGAGCACGTTGAGAATATCGAAGTTATCCCTACAGGCAGTATCGCTCTCGACAATGCACTGGGCGTAGGCGGTTATCCTAAGGGACGTATCATCGAAATTTACGGTCCGGAATCTTCTGGTAAGACAACATTGGCTATCCATGCCATCGCAGAGGCTCAGAAGGCTGGCGGTATCGCTGCTTTCATTGATGCAGAGCACGCTTTCGACCGTTTCTATGCGGCTAAATTGGGCGTTGATGTTGATAACTTGTGGATTTCACAACCAGATAATGGTGAGCAGGCGTTGCAGATTGCAGACCAGCTGATCAGTTCTGCTGCTGTAGACATCGTAGTTGTTGACTCTGTAGCCGCCTTGACTCCTAAGAAGGAAATCGAAGGCGATATGGGTGACAATGTAGTAGGTCTTCAGGCTCGATTGATGAGTCAGGCTCTCCGCAAGCTCACTTCTACCATCAGCAAGACCAACACTACCTGCATCTTCATCAACCAGTTGCGCGAGAAGATTGGTGTAATGTTCGGTAACCCAGAGACAACCACCGGTGGTAATGCATTGAAGTTCTATGCATCAGTGCGCTTGGATATCCGCAAGGCAACAGCCATCAAGGACGGCGATGAGGTAGTAGGTAATCTGGTTCGCGTGAAGGTTGTGAAGAACAAGGTGGCTCCTCCTTTCCGCAAGGCAGAGTTCGACATCATGTTTGGCGAAGGCATCAGCCGTGCCGGCGAGGTATTCGGTCTGGCTGTAGCCAACGACATCATCGAAAAGAGCGGCAGCTGGTATAGCTATGGCGGTTCTAAGCTCGGACAGGGTGCCGATGCCTGCAAGGCATTGCTCAAGGATAACCCTGAACTTCTCGATGAACTGGAAGCTAAGGTTCGCGAAGCACTTGCAGCTAAGGAACAGAAATAA